The Drosophila biarmipes strain raj3 chromosome 2L, RU_DBia_V1.1, whole genome shotgun sequence genome has a window encoding:
- the LOC108032393 gene encoding condensin complex subunit 2-like, producing MTSHRFETPLRRSAADIYHGGVSRVLTPLANNELERREACRRSLFQHQQCQSTLESIEDNEKIRQCLEMYSSNKLSKDNAWNLTLIDSLANLLEDHHKRMSNFRLAGSSLEASSKVYGLRVDSIYMDAMRISAGLSARTLTDKQLNAAEDDDGPQPDQAPAEGQDLADQAQKEAAPKPKRQKKPKSTVTKNRDTLNSRLDTASLQDPVFGKLKSTVGSINDPNRLMHNILTSLDSELRLRTTYRFWNSEECTEEVQDHTTLNADMEQWPAESLISTTFMRELLPHAESTNLRPLHTGYIISSAPNPKPMQDEDQRNEELDIVDEISMAFDINAECEPMPDLDVAAPLVLEVDSNELDELTTEEQMVLKNCGQLRKPTEFLKDLRPVDGNSKLEYCYRPMENISQFWAGPSHWKFKRTTKGPEDNRSRRPKMSSHQTVSRKAKALAYDKVTEEAFEQQDSTKRQRRANFLKWDPRKLVLPTQFNLGPDFFYKYDSAPSIKLSKGVGEPDLEMGGELVIGTDDELHHGADNDEDLFNNELFTDAVPADVSIVEAMALERSKGMLDMTATSENLLLEIGTEFEGAPSHVTKVNIPYAKQAKVIDMKNLKRSCNSLIQKQLLNDVPEDVVPSHPRKKDEQYAKGVASFQKVYEELPNHLTPKMADSLSPAVAFYSVLHLANDSKMRLIPQEDLKDFKIRKILD from the exons ATGACTTCCCACCGCTTTGAGACCCCGCTTCGTCGATCAGCTGCGGACATCTACCACGGGGGCGTGTCCCGCGTGTTGACCCCGCTGGCCAACAACGAGTTGGAAAGGCGGGAAGCTTGTCGCCGCTCTCTCTTCCAGCATCAACAGTGCCAAAGCACTCTGGAGTCCATCGAGGACAACGAAAAGATCCGCCAGTGCCTGGAGATGTACAGTAGCAACAAGCTGAGCAAGGACAATGCTTGGAATCTTACGCTAATCGATTCGCTAGCTAATTTGCTGGAAGACCATCACAAGCGGATGAGCAACTTCAGG CTGGCTGGCTCCTCACTGGAGGCCTCTTCCAAGGTTTATGGTCTGCGGGTGGACTCCATCTACATGGATGCCATGCGCATATCCGCCGGCCTAAGTGCCCGCACTCTCACGGACAAGCAACTCAACGCTGCCGAGGATGATGATGGACCCCAACCCGATCAGGCACCGGCTGAGGGGCAAGATCTAGCAGATCAAGCTCAAAAAGAAGCAGCACCCAAGCCTAAAAGGCAAAAGAAACCCAAGTCCACCGTGACCAAGAATAGGGACACTCTCAATAGCCGCCTAGATACGGCCTCCTTACAGGATCCCGTCTTTGGAAAACTCAAATCCACAGTGGGCTCTATTAATGACCCTAATCGGCTGATGCACAACATCCTAACCAGCTTGGACTCCGAGCTGCGCCTGCGCACAACCTACAGGTTCTGGAACAGCGAAGAGTGCACAGAGGAGGTTCAGGACCACACTACCCTTAACGCAGACATGGAACAGTGGCCGGCTGAATCGCTGATAAGTACAACCTTTATGCGTGAACTGCTTCCCCATGCTGAAAGTACAAATCTGCGTCCATTGCACACTGGCTATATCATCTCAAGTGCTCCTAATCCCAAGCCCATGCAGGATGAAGATCAGCGTAATGAGGAACTGGATATTGTTGACGAGATTTCCATGGCCTTCGACATCAACGCAGAGTGTGAGCCCATGCCCGATTTAGATGTAGCTGCTCCTCTGGTACTGGAAGTGGACTCCAATGAGCTGGACGAGCTCACCACCGAGGAGCAAATGGTGCTCAAAAATTGTGGCCAGCTACGCAAGCCCACGGAGTTCCTCAAGGATTTGCGCCCAGTTGACGGAAACTCCAAGCTGGAGTACTGCTACAGGCCGATGGAGAACATTTCTCAGTTTTGGGCCGGACCCTCCCATTGGAAGTTCAAGCGCACGACCAAAGGTCCTGAGGACAACCGAAGTAGACGGCCCAAGATGTCGTCTCATCAGACCGTCAGTCGTAAAGCCAAGGCTCTTGCTTATGACAAAGTGACGGAGGAAGCCTTCGAGCAGCAGGATTCTACCAAAAGGCAGCGCAGGGCGAATTTCCTAAAGTGGGACCCTAGAAAACTGGTATTGCCAACTCAGTTCAACTTGGGCCCAGACTTTTTCTATAAGTACGACTCGGCACCCAGCATCAAATTGTCGAAAGGTGTGGGAGAGCCTGATTTGGAAATGGGTGGAGAACTTGTGATCGGTACGGATGACGAACTGCACCACGGTGCTGATAACGACGAGGATCTATTTAATAACGAACTTTTTACCGATGCTGTTCCTGCTGACGTCAGCATTGTTGAGGCGATGGCCTTAGAAAGATCAAAAGGCATGTTGGATATGACTGCTACCAGCGAAAATTTACTCTTGGAAATTGGCACAGAGTTCGAGGGGGCTCCATCGCAT GTTACCAAAgttaatataccatatgcaaAGCAAGCCAAGGTGATTGACATGAAAAATCTGAAAAGGTCCTGCAACTCGCTGATTCAGAAACAACTTCTGAACGATGTGCCTGAGGATGTGGTACCCTCGCATCCAAGGAAGAAGGATGAACAGTATGCCAAGGGTGTCGCAAGTTTCCAGAAGGTGTACGAAGAACTGCCCAACCATCTGACCCCCAAAATGGCGGATTCGTTGTCCCCGGCGGTTGCCTTCTATTCTGTTTTGCATTTGGCCAACGATTCGAAGATGCGGCTTATTCCACAAGAAGACTTAAAGGATTTTAAAATACGCAAAATCTTGGACTAG
- the LOC108032778 gene encoding condensin complex subunit 2 yields MTLPHLETPIRRSAVGSYHEGVSRMLTPLNDDEAERREARRRTLLQQQQRKSTLESIEDNEAIRNCLEIYNGNKLSKDNAWSLTLIDSLAHLMDHHHKRMSNFKIAGSSLEASSKVYGLRVDSIYMDAMRISAGLSSRTLTDKQLNAAEDDDGPQADQAVGEGQDPGEQTQEKPAAKPKRQKKPMSTVTKNKDTINSRLDTAPLQDPVFGKLNSTVGSINASNRLMHNILPSLDSELRLRTTYRFWNSEESTEEVQDHTTLNADMEQWPAESLMTTNFIRKLLPHAERSNLRPLHTGYIISSAPNPKASNDKPAEPMQEEDHHDEGLDNADDMCVNEISMAFDINAECEPMPDMDGPPLVLEVDSNELDELTTEEQMVLKNCRRLRKQTEFLEDLRPVDGKSKLEYSYRPMEQISQFWAGPSHWKFKRTRPRTTFSQTNGPADTQPIRSQRPKKSHLAANRRAKAVDYGNVTENFFQQLDTSIRQRRVNFQKKWDPRKLILPTKFNLDPDFFFKYDSAPSIKLSKGVGEPESDEGGDLGMDADIHHDDDNDQDLFNNEHFTDAVPANVSVIAAIAAEQASEGRMDVDAGEVGLTQMNATCNNTVFEIGTEFEGAPSQVTKVIVPFAKRAKVIDMKNLKKSCNSLIQKQLLNAVPEETIPSHPTKKSEHYSKGVASFQEVYQKLPNLLTTKMADSLSPSVAFYAVLHLANDLKLRLIPQKDLEDFQIRQVLD; encoded by the exons ATGACCCTGCCCCACTTGGAGACTCCTATCCGGCGGTCCGCGGTGGGCAGTTACCACGAGGGGGTGTCCCGCATGCTGACCCCGCTGAACGACGATGAGGCAGAAAGGCGGGAAGCCCGGCGCCGCACTCTtctccagcagcaacagcgcaAGAGCACCTTGGAGTCCATCGAGGACAACGAGGCTATCAGGAACTGCCTGGAGATCTACAACGGCAACAAGCTCAGCAAGGACAATGCCTGGAGTCTTACGCTCATCGATTCGCTGGCCCATCTGATGGATCACCATCACAAGCGGATGAGCAACTTCAAG ATTGCGGGATCCTCACTGGAGGCCTCTTCCAAGGTTTATGGTCTGCGGGTGGACTCCATCTACATGGATGCCATGCGCATTTCTGCCGGTCTAAGTTCACGCACCCTTACGGATAAGCAACTCAACGCTGCCGAGGATGATGATGGACCCCAGGCCGATCAGGCGGTTGGTGAGGGGCAAGATCCAGGAGAGCAAACTCAAGAAAAACCAGCTGCCAAGCCCAAAAGACAGAAGAAGCCCATGTCCACGGTGACCAAAAATAAGGACACGATCAATAGTCGCCTGGATACAGCTCCCTTACAGGATCCCGTCTTTGGAAAACTCAACTCCACAGTAGGCTCTATTAATGCGTCTAATAGGCTGATGCACAACATCCTACCCAGCTTGGATTCTGAGCTGCGCCTGCGCACAACCTACAGGTTCTGGAACAGCGAAGAGTCCACCGAGGAGGTTCAGGACCACACTACCCTTAACGCAGACATGGAACAGTGGCCGGCTGAATCGTTGATGACCACCAACTTCATACGGAAACTGCTTCCCCATGCTGAAAGATCAAATTTGCGGCCTCTGCACACCGGGTACATCATCTCAAGTGCTCCCAATCCCAAGGCTTCCAACGACAAACCTGCAGAGCCCATGCAGGAAGAAGATCACCATGATGAGGGGCTGGATAATGCCGACGATATGTGTGTAAACGAGATTTCCATGGCCTTCGACATCAACGCCGAGTGTGAGCCCATGCCCGACATGGATGGACCTCCTCTAGTTCTGGAAGTGGACTCCAATGAGCTGGACGAGCTCACCACCGAGGAGCAAATGGTGCTCAAAAATTGTCGTCGGCTTCGCAAACAGACGGAGTTTTTGGAAGATTTGCGACCCGTAGACGGAAAGTCGAAGCTGGAGTACTCATACAGGCCAATGGAACAGATCTCCCAGTTCTGGGCTGGACCCTCACATTGGAAGTTCAAGCGTACTCGGCCGCGCACCACATTTTCTCAGACCAACGGTCCGGCGGACACCCAGCCCATTCGCAGTCAAAGGCCCAAGAAGTCGCATTTGGCGGCCAATCGCAGAGCGAAGGCTGTAGATTACGGCAATGTGACTGAGAACTTCTTCCAACAGCTGGATACTTCTATAAGGCAACGCCGGGTGAATTTCCAAAAGAAATGGGACCCCCGAAAATTGATATTGCCGACAAAGTTTAACTTGGACCCGgatttcttctttaaatacGATTCTGCACCTAGCATAAAGTTGTCGAAAGGCGTGGGGGAGCCTGAATCGGATGAGGGTGGAGATCTCGGCATGGATGCTGACATCCATCACGATGATGATAACGACCAGGATCTATTCAACAACGAGCATTTTACCGATGCTGTCCCCGCCAACGTTAGCGTCATTGCGGCCATTGCCGCCGAGCAAGCGTCCGAGGGTAGaatggatgtggatgcgggCGAGGTGGGTCTCACCCAGATGAATGCCACATGCAATAACACAGTCTTCGAGATTGGCACAGAGTTCGAGGGTGCTCCGTCGCAG GTTACGAAGGTGATCGTTCCATTCGCTAAGCGAGCAAAGGTGATAGACATGAAAAATCTGAAAAAGTCGTGCAATTCCCTGATTCAGAAACAACTTCTGAACGCTGTCCCTGAGGAGACGATACCCTCGCACCCAACGAAAAAGAGTGAACATTATTCAAAGGGTGTCGCAAGTTTCCAGGAGGTGTACCAAAAGCTGCCCAACCTTCTGACCACCAAAATGGCAGATTCTTTGTCGCCTTCGGTGGCGTTCTACGCGGTTCTGCATTTGGCCAACGATTTGAAATTGCGCCTTATTCCACAAAAAGATTTAGAGGACTTCCAAATCCGTCAAGTCTTGgattaa
- the LOC108032705 gene encoding ovarian-specific serine/threonine-protein kinase Lok, translating into MARDTQGTQGTQSQASNIWTQVESQPMEKIVWGRLYGKNIKIKSLDLNNDEFSAGRGEANDLILTLNDLPEKILTRISKVHFTIKRANCELSNPVYIHDLSRNGTFVNNEKIGTNRKRILKNDDVISLSHPTYKAFVFKDLSPNESLGLPEEINKTYYVNRKLGSGAYGLVRLVYDTRTCQQYAMKIVKKNMLSGSARPSTNFSDPDRVLNEAKIMKNLTHPCVVRMHDIVDKPDSVYMVLEFMRGGDLLNRIISNKLLSEETSKLYFYQMCHAVKYLHDRGITHRDLKPDNVLLETNDEETLLKVSDFGLSKFVQKDSVMRTLCGTPLYVAPEVLITGGREAYTRKVDIWSLGVVLFTCLSGTLPFSDEYGTPAAQQIKKGRFAYGHPAWKGVSQRAKLLINQMLIVDPERRPSIDDVLQCSWLRDTQMLQKAKRLMKLDGMKIEEENNFLEPPTKRSRR; encoded by the exons ATGGCCCGCGACACCCAAGGAACCCAGGGTACCCAGAGCCAGGCCTCCAACATCTGGACCCAAGTGGAGAGCCAGCCCATGGAGAAGATCGTCTGGGGCCGTTTGTACGGCAAGAACATCAAGATCAAATCGCTGG ATCTCAACAATGACGAGTTCAGCGCAGGACGAGGGGAGGCCAACGATTTGATCCTCACGCTCAACGATTTGCCCGAGAAGATCCTGACGCGCATTTCCAAAGTGCATTTTACCATCAAGCGGGCCAATTGCGAGCTCTCCAATCCAGTTTACATACAC GATCTCTCGCGCAACGGGACGTTTGTcaataatgaaaaaattggAACAAACAGGAAGCGAATCTTGAAGAACGACGACGTAATTTCCCTGTCCCACCCCACTTATAAAG CCTTTGTATTCAAGGATCTCAGCCCGAATGAGTCTCTCGGCCTGCCCGAGGAGATTAACAAAACGTATTATGTAAATCGCAAGCTGGGCTCGGGGGCGTATGGATTGGTGCGTCTGGTCTATGACACCCGCACCTGCCAGCAGTATGCGATGAAAATCGTGAAGAAGAACATGCTGTCTGGCAGTGCGCGACCCAGCACAAATTTCAGCGATCCCGACAGGGTGCTAAACGAGGCCAAGATTATGAAGAACCTTACCCACCCGTGCGTGGTTCGAATGCACGACATCGTGGACAAACCGGACTCGGTCTACATGGTGCTGGAGTTTATGCGGGGCGGTGACTTGCTTAATCGGATCATCAGCAACAAGCTGCTGAGCGAGGAGACATCAAAGCTGTATTTTTACCAAATGTGCCATGCCGTCAAGTACCTACACGACCGGG GCATCACCCATCGCGACCTGAAGCCAGACAATGTCTTGCTAGAGACCAACGACGAGGAGACCCTGCTGAAAGTCTCCGATTTTGGGCTGAGCAAGTTCGTCCAAAAGGACTCTGTGATGCGAACACTCTGTGGCACTCCCCTCTACGTGGCCCCCGAGGTTCTGATAACCGGCGGCCGAGAGGCCTACACCAGGAAAGTGGACATCTGGAGTCTGGGAGTGGTGCTCTTTACTTG CCTGAGTGGCACCCTGCCCTTCTCAGACGAGTACGGAACACCGGCGGCCCAGCAAATCAAGAAGGGCAGGTTCGCTTACGGACACCCGGCATGGAAGGGTGTATCGCAACGCGCCAAGCTGCTAATCAACCAAATGCTCATTGTGGATCCCGAAAGGCGACCCTCAATCGATGACGTCCTGCAGTGCAGCTGGCTGCGGGACACGCAAATGCTGCAGAAGGCAAAGAGACTTATGAAGCTTGACGGCATGAAGATCGAGGAGGAGAACAACTTTCTCGAGCCGCCAACCAAGCGATCGCGACGCTAA